A genomic region of Silurus meridionalis isolate SWU-2019-XX chromosome 7, ASM1480568v1, whole genome shotgun sequence contains the following coding sequences:
- the ccdc57 gene encoding coiled-coil domain-containing protein 57 isoform X1, producing MQDSADLEAQLASKEREWKELQALRIQQLETALSEATSELSKQRERFLQLRDDFQYNLRVLEERDQELERYDAMAVRMQSEDSAWQTELSELRIQLAKLQDALREEKKQKEDLQAQYQKRGVEHQLQLERVYSMKDNEIQTLRQENEILRRDLQRRIQASDGELALQKQELLADFDSEMRKREHEFNLRLDEMRNVVLANELKVQLLNKELDVHTKARSEADEALQLSEQLCQQAQKEILQRDWDLKNTSALKDSRIKELEEKVTQLKAKCKKEEVVHNRKYAELECRAQERETALDAIKEAHAADLNKEKKKATQLQMQLDSMGMEQKRRETRHEDEISLREKQIQKLRAQLERKQADWDAYITQVSKETVAKDTELLSAGDREAKIKADLRKCKEDLDRYKQQLARAVEREQALEQKCVQLELDWERRCEEVRAEHYLRSEELIHGLTQSRERTNAELKEKERELQETIALLRTIERDRALHGLTSNTISQVAGVDSNSFLSEEIQRLQQQNSNLREVVTEMRKQMETISTEVPLTQNPMTTQPTKTIPSSTAGTAEYNQALEKELQNLKAKCRHLEDKLEEASKTNHIPTSTSMFPVSPENAYLQNHIRSLNETIGGLRAEKVAISAALKKQKVRLAHLESMVTQLTQQCHSRQMENEALQIELANLKRETAAEEASLKQRLTAAEVQLEEVKKEAEEYQKGSVLHNLETVALGNQVSALKLDIASRKEPIILEQSEIVKQLQEENLSLRQQLLLQGNGRGNDFGNLHLLQTKLKQAARLISRLSQDKQQLIELGNRLRAQLIESGLDDLQHPETRSKPSHSEKELSKDESDAHPHDRLSALEQLQYKLTTQELQYAQRYQNKKNPIIVHPPSVSGSGASDSNPWELPKKVRVPHSVSKENTPPVQSQSKGPVLQASSPPTLLSSVGTDESLQDVWKLLEHGLSSTVLTSSNTEDQDAVPVSPRANEHSSTTHPKLPVRVQGLKAAIQEGKTQARTISEPGKKARPAGKAVKIRNYNIKD from the exons ATGCAGGACAGTGCGGATCTCGAGGCCCAGCTAGCCTCTAAGGAACGGGAATGGAAAGAGCTCCAGGCTTTGCGTATTCAGCAGCTGGAGACTGCGCTGTCTGAAGCTACTAGTGAGCTTTCGAAACAGAGGGAGCGCTTCCTGCAATTACGAGATGATTTCCAGTATAACCTGCGTGTGCTGGAGGAACGGGACCAAGAGCTGGAGCGCTACGATGCCATGGCTGTCCGCATGCAGTCGGAAGACAGTGCCTGGCAAACAGAGCTCAGTGAGCTGAGGATCCAGCTTGCCAAACTACAGGATGCCCtcagggaggaaaaaaagcaaaaagaggaTTTGCAGGCTCAGTATCAGAAGAGGGGAGTGGAGCACCAGCTACAGCTGGAGAGAGTATACAG TATGAAGGATAACGAAATTCAGACACTTAGACAAGAGAATGAGATCCTGAGACGGGATCTCCAGCGCAGAATCCAGGCATCAGATGGGGAGTTGGCACTGCAGAAACAA GAACTGTTGGCAGACTTCGACAGCGAGATGCGAAAACGGGAACACGAGTTCAATCTGAGACTGGATGAGATGCGTAATGTTGTGCTGGCTAATGAGCTCAAG GTGCAGCTTTTAAACAAAGAATTGGACGTTCACACCAAAGCTCGCAGCGAGGCTGACGAGGCACTACAGCTGTCTGAGCAACTCTGTCAACAGGCGCAGAAAGAGATCCTACAAAGGGACTGGGATCTTAAGAACACATCTGCACTCAAAGACTCAAG aattaaagAGCTTGAGGAAAAAGTGACCCAACTGAAGGCTAAGTGTAAAAAAGAAGAAGTCGTCCATAACAGGAA GTATGCAGAGTTGGAGTGCAGGGCACAGGAGAGAGAAACTGCTCTGGACGCCATTAAGGAGGCTCATGCAGCTGACCTGaacaaggagaaaaagaaagccaCACAGCTCCAGATGCAGCTAGACAGCATGGGCATGGAgcaaaaaaggagagagacaagaCATGAAGATGAGATATCACTCAGAGAAAAACAGATCCAGAA GCTCCGTGCCCAGCTGGAGAGAAAACAGGCTGACTGGGATGCTTATATCACCCAGGTCTCTAAAGAAACAGTTGCCAAGGACACTGAACTGCTGTCTGCAGGAGACCGAGAAGCCAAAATCAAAGCAGATCTGCGGAAATGTAAAGAGGATTTGGATAG GTATAAGCAGCAGTTGGCCAGAGCAGTTGAGAGGGAACAGGCTTTGGAGCAGAAGTGTGTGCAGTTGGAGTTGGACTGGGAGCGTCGCTGTGAGGAAGTACGTGCTGAACACTACCTCAGAAGTGAGGAGCTCATCCATGGACTGACCCAATCAAGAGAAAGG ACAAATGCTGAATTGAAGGAGAAGGAGCGAGAACTGCAGGAAACTATTGCCTTGCTAAGGACCATAGAGAGGGACCGGGCCCTACATGGACTTACCTCAAACACAATTTCTCAG GTGGCTGGAGTGGACAGCAACAGTTTTCTTTCAGAGGAGATACAGAGGCTCCAGCAGCAGAACAGCAACCTGCGGGAGGTGGTAACTGAGATGAGGAAACAAATGGAGACTATCAGCACTGAAGTGCCCCTAACTCAAAACCCAATGACAACTCAGCCCACTAAGACAATACCCTCCTCCACTGCAG GAACTGCAGAATACAACCAGGCACTAGAAAAGGAACTTCAAAACCTGAAGGCTAAATGTAGACATCTTGAAGATAAATTAGAGGAAGCCTCTAAGACTAATCACATTCCCACTTCTACAAGTATGTTTCCTGTTTCCCCTGAGAATGCCTACCTCCAAAACCACATCAGATCCCTCAATGAAACTATAG gtgGACTGCGTGCTGAAAAAGTAGCTATCTCGGCCGCTTTAAAGAAGCAGAAAGTGAGGCTGGCCCACTTGGAATCAATGGTGACTCAACTCACACAGCAG TGTCACTCAAGACAAATGGAGAATGAAGCATTACAAATTGAACTGGCCAATCTAAAAAGAGAAACAGCTGCTGAAGAGGCAAGCCTGAAGCAAAGGTTGACTGCTGCAGAGGTGCAGCTTGAGGAGGTGAAGAAAGAGGCAGAAGAGTACCAAAAAGGCAGTGTTCTTCATAACCTGGAAACAGTTGCCCTTGGCAACCAG GtctctgcacttaaactggacATTGCAAGCAGGAAAGAGCCCATCATACTTGAACAG AGCGAGATAGTGAAGCAGCTTCAGGAGGAGAATCTCAGTCTGAGGCAGCAGCTACTGTTACAGGGTAATGGCAGAGGAAATGATTTTGGCAATCTCCATCTGCTCCAAACCAAACTCAAACAGGCAGCTCGTTTGATATCTCGCCTGAGCCAGGACAAACAACAGCTCATTGAGTTGGGCAACAGACTCAGGGCTCAGCTGATAGAGTCGGGGTTGGATG aTTTGCAACATCCTGAAACAAGATCCAAACCAAGCCATTCTGAGAAAGAACTCTCTAAAGATGAGTCCGATGCCCATCCACATGATCGTTTATCCGCCCTGGAACAACTTCAGTACAAGCTTACTACTCAG GAATTGCAATATGCACAAAgatatcagaataaaaaaaatccaattataGTTCACCCCCCGTCTGTGAGTGGAAGTGGTGCCAGTGACAGCAACCCATGGGAACTGCCAAAAAAAGTTAGAGTCCCG CATTCAGTCAGTAAAGAGAACACTCCCCCTGTTCAGTCGCAGTCTAAGGGCCCAGTGCTTCAGGCCAGCTCTCCCCCTACCCTGCTGTCCTCTGTGGGTACTGATGAGTCTCTGCAGGATGTGTGGAAGTTGTTGGAGCATGGTTTAAGTTCGACAGTGCTCACTTCTAGTAACACTGAGGACCAAG ATGCGGTTCCTGTATCACCCAGAGCCAATGAGCACAGCAGTACCACACATCCTAAATTACCAGTTAGAGTTCAGGGCTTGAAAGCAGCGATCCAGGAAGGAAAGACACAAGCCAGAACAATATCTGAACCTGGTAAAAAGGCAAGGCCTGCTGGTAAAGCGGTCAAGATTCGAAATTACAACATCAAAGACTGA
- the ccdc57 gene encoding coiled-coil domain-containing protein 57 isoform X2 — MPSGRKKSKKRICRLSIRRGEWSTSYSWREYTVTLLFCSMKDNEIQTLRQENEILRRDLQRRIQASDGELALQKQELLADFDSEMRKREHEFNLRLDEMRNVVLANELKVQLLNKELDVHTKARSEADEALQLSEQLCQQAQKEILQRDWDLKNTSALKDSRIKELEEKVTQLKAKCKKEEVVHNRKYAELECRAQERETALDAIKEAHAADLNKEKKKATQLQMQLDSMGMEQKRRETRHEDEISLREKQIQKLRAQLERKQADWDAYITQVSKETVAKDTELLSAGDREAKIKADLRKCKEDLDRYKQQLARAVEREQALEQKCVQLELDWERRCEEVRAEHYLRSEELIHGLTQSRERTNAELKEKERELQETIALLRTIERDRALHGLTSNTISQVAGVDSNSFLSEEIQRLQQQNSNLREVVTEMRKQMETISTEVPLTQNPMTTQPTKTIPSSTAGTAEYNQALEKELQNLKAKCRHLEDKLEEASKTNHIPTSTSMFPVSPENAYLQNHIRSLNETIGGLRAEKVAISAALKKQKVRLAHLESMVTQLTQQCHSRQMENEALQIELANLKRETAAEEASLKQRLTAAEVQLEEVKKEAEEYQKGSVLHNLETVALGNQVSALKLDIASRKEPIILEQSEIVKQLQEENLSLRQQLLLQGNGRGNDFGNLHLLQTKLKQAARLISRLSQDKQQLIELGNRLRAQLIESGLDDLQHPETRSKPSHSEKELSKDESDAHPHDRLSALEQLQYKLTTQELQYAQRYQNKKNPIIVHPPSVSGSGASDSNPWELPKKVRVPHSVSKENTPPVQSQSKGPVLQASSPPTLLSSVGTDESLQDVWKLLEHGLSSTVLTSSNTEDQDAVPVSPRANEHSSTTHPKLPVRVQGLKAAIQEGKTQARTISEPGKKARPAGKAVKIRNYNIKD, encoded by the exons ATGCCCtcagggaggaaaaaaagcaaaaagaggaTTTGCAGGCTCAGTATCAGAAGAGGGGAGTGGAGCACCAGCTACAGCTGGAGAGAGTATACAG TAACACTTTTGTTTTGCAGTATGAAGGATAACGAAATTCAGACACTTAGACAAGAGAATGAGATCCTGAGACGGGATCTCCAGCGCAGAATCCAGGCATCAGATGGGGAGTTGGCACTGCAGAAACAA GAACTGTTGGCAGACTTCGACAGCGAGATGCGAAAACGGGAACACGAGTTCAATCTGAGACTGGATGAGATGCGTAATGTTGTGCTGGCTAATGAGCTCAAG GTGCAGCTTTTAAACAAAGAATTGGACGTTCACACCAAAGCTCGCAGCGAGGCTGACGAGGCACTACAGCTGTCTGAGCAACTCTGTCAACAGGCGCAGAAAGAGATCCTACAAAGGGACTGGGATCTTAAGAACACATCTGCACTCAAAGACTCAAG aattaaagAGCTTGAGGAAAAAGTGACCCAACTGAAGGCTAAGTGTAAAAAAGAAGAAGTCGTCCATAACAGGAA GTATGCAGAGTTGGAGTGCAGGGCACAGGAGAGAGAAACTGCTCTGGACGCCATTAAGGAGGCTCATGCAGCTGACCTGaacaaggagaaaaagaaagccaCACAGCTCCAGATGCAGCTAGACAGCATGGGCATGGAgcaaaaaaggagagagacaagaCATGAAGATGAGATATCACTCAGAGAAAAACAGATCCAGAA GCTCCGTGCCCAGCTGGAGAGAAAACAGGCTGACTGGGATGCTTATATCACCCAGGTCTCTAAAGAAACAGTTGCCAAGGACACTGAACTGCTGTCTGCAGGAGACCGAGAAGCCAAAATCAAAGCAGATCTGCGGAAATGTAAAGAGGATTTGGATAG GTATAAGCAGCAGTTGGCCAGAGCAGTTGAGAGGGAACAGGCTTTGGAGCAGAAGTGTGTGCAGTTGGAGTTGGACTGGGAGCGTCGCTGTGAGGAAGTACGTGCTGAACACTACCTCAGAAGTGAGGAGCTCATCCATGGACTGACCCAATCAAGAGAAAGG ACAAATGCTGAATTGAAGGAGAAGGAGCGAGAACTGCAGGAAACTATTGCCTTGCTAAGGACCATAGAGAGGGACCGGGCCCTACATGGACTTACCTCAAACACAATTTCTCAG GTGGCTGGAGTGGACAGCAACAGTTTTCTTTCAGAGGAGATACAGAGGCTCCAGCAGCAGAACAGCAACCTGCGGGAGGTGGTAACTGAGATGAGGAAACAAATGGAGACTATCAGCACTGAAGTGCCCCTAACTCAAAACCCAATGACAACTCAGCCCACTAAGACAATACCCTCCTCCACTGCAG GAACTGCAGAATACAACCAGGCACTAGAAAAGGAACTTCAAAACCTGAAGGCTAAATGTAGACATCTTGAAGATAAATTAGAGGAAGCCTCTAAGACTAATCACATTCCCACTTCTACAAGTATGTTTCCTGTTTCCCCTGAGAATGCCTACCTCCAAAACCACATCAGATCCCTCAATGAAACTATAG gtgGACTGCGTGCTGAAAAAGTAGCTATCTCGGCCGCTTTAAAGAAGCAGAAAGTGAGGCTGGCCCACTTGGAATCAATGGTGACTCAACTCACACAGCAG TGTCACTCAAGACAAATGGAGAATGAAGCATTACAAATTGAACTGGCCAATCTAAAAAGAGAAACAGCTGCTGAAGAGGCAAGCCTGAAGCAAAGGTTGACTGCTGCAGAGGTGCAGCTTGAGGAGGTGAAGAAAGAGGCAGAAGAGTACCAAAAAGGCAGTGTTCTTCATAACCTGGAAACAGTTGCCCTTGGCAACCAG GtctctgcacttaaactggacATTGCAAGCAGGAAAGAGCCCATCATACTTGAACAG AGCGAGATAGTGAAGCAGCTTCAGGAGGAGAATCTCAGTCTGAGGCAGCAGCTACTGTTACAGGGTAATGGCAGAGGAAATGATTTTGGCAATCTCCATCTGCTCCAAACCAAACTCAAACAGGCAGCTCGTTTGATATCTCGCCTGAGCCAGGACAAACAACAGCTCATTGAGTTGGGCAACAGACTCAGGGCTCAGCTGATAGAGTCGGGGTTGGATG aTTTGCAACATCCTGAAACAAGATCCAAACCAAGCCATTCTGAGAAAGAACTCTCTAAAGATGAGTCCGATGCCCATCCACATGATCGTTTATCCGCCCTGGAACAACTTCAGTACAAGCTTACTACTCAG GAATTGCAATATGCACAAAgatatcagaataaaaaaaatccaattataGTTCACCCCCCGTCTGTGAGTGGAAGTGGTGCCAGTGACAGCAACCCATGGGAACTGCCAAAAAAAGTTAGAGTCCCG CATTCAGTCAGTAAAGAGAACACTCCCCCTGTTCAGTCGCAGTCTAAGGGCCCAGTGCTTCAGGCCAGCTCTCCCCCTACCCTGCTGTCCTCTGTGGGTACTGATGAGTCTCTGCAGGATGTGTGGAAGTTGTTGGAGCATGGTTTAAGTTCGACAGTGCTCACTTCTAGTAACACTGAGGACCAAG ATGCGGTTCCTGTATCACCCAGAGCCAATGAGCACAGCAGTACCACACATCCTAAATTACCAGTTAGAGTTCAGGGCTTGAAAGCAGCGATCCAGGAAGGAAAGACACAAGCCAGAACAATATCTGAACCTGGTAAAAAGGCAAGGCCTGCTGGTAAAGCGGTCAAGATTCGAAATTACAACATCAAAGACTGA